The following proteins are encoded in a genomic region of Alteromonadaceae bacterium 2753L.S.0a.02:
- a CDS encoding shikimate dehydrogenase: MTENVARYCVFGNPIEHSKSPEIHQAFAEQTQQHLEYTRELVEVDAFAAAAEKFFEDGGSGANVTVPFKQDAFQFAQLLTDRAQLAGAVNTLARLEDGEIIGDNTDGAGLVHDIVQRLEWPIEAGKILLLGAGGAVRGVLLPLLQQNPQMIAIANRTRSKAEELAEQFSAFGKVAGYSYNNLPSEPFDIIINGTSASISGDVPPVHFACFGENTAVYDMMYGEELTPFLEFARDMGVKKYSDGLGMLVGQAAESFRLWRGVEPEVLPVLNKLR, translated from the coding sequence TTGACAGAAAATGTAGCCCGCTACTGTGTGTTCGGCAACCCGATCGAACACTCCAAATCGCCTGAAATACACCAGGCGTTTGCCGAACAAACCCAACAACATTTGGAGTACACCCGTGAGCTGGTTGAGGTTGATGCCTTCGCTGCGGCAGCAGAAAAATTTTTTGAAGACGGTGGCAGTGGCGCCAATGTGACTGTGCCCTTCAAGCAAGATGCCTTTCAGTTTGCCCAGCTCCTTACCGACCGCGCCCAGCTGGCCGGTGCAGTGAATACCCTGGCGAGACTCGAAGATGGCGAAATTATCGGAGATAACACCGATGGCGCTGGCTTGGTACACGATATTGTGCAGCGTTTGGAGTGGCCCATTGAGGCCGGTAAGATTTTACTATTAGGCGCTGGTGGTGCGGTGCGCGGGGTATTGTTGCCGTTGCTGCAACAGAATCCGCAAATGATAGCCATCGCCAATCGCACACGCTCCAAAGCCGAAGAACTTGCAGAACAATTCAGTGCTTTTGGGAAGGTCGCAGGTTACAGCTATAACAACCTTCCTTCAGAACCCTTCGACATTATTATTAACGGCACGTCGGCCAGTATAAGTGGTGATGTGCCACCCGTGCACTTTGCTTGCTTCGGCGAAAACACTGCTGTGTACGATATGATGTATGGCGAGGAGCTAACGCCCTTTTTGGAATTTGCCCGAGATATGGGTGTCAAGAAATACAGCGATGGCTTGGGTATGCTGGTAGGGCAGGCGGCGGAATCTTTTCGTCTATGGCGCGGCGTTGAGCCGGAAGTCCTTCCGGTGTTGAATAAGCTCAGATAA
- a CDS encoding 5-(carboxyamino)imidazole ribonucleotide mutase — translation MSQPFVAILMGSDSDLPIMEAAFSVLEKLGITFEAKVTSAHRTPQATHDYVVDADRRGCAAFICAAGMAAHLAGAVSATTLKPVIGVPIDGSLDGLDALLSTVQMPGGIPVATVAIGKAGAKNAAYLAAQIMGVADAKMHQKLVDERAENAREVQAKDAALQEKLKNR, via the coding sequence ATGAGCCAACCGTTTGTAGCCATTTTGATGGGTTCAGACTCCGATTTGCCGATTATGGAAGCCGCATTTAGTGTGCTGGAAAAACTCGGCATTACATTCGAAGCCAAAGTTACCTCCGCGCATCGTACTCCCCAGGCAACTCACGATTACGTGGTTGATGCTGACCGACGCGGCTGCGCTGCGTTTATATGTGCTGCCGGCATGGCGGCTCATCTGGCGGGTGCGGTTTCTGCCACCACTCTCAAACCGGTGATTGGTGTTCCTATCGACGGTTCTCTGGACGGCCTGGATGCGCTGCTTTCTACCGTGCAAATGCCTGGTGGTATTCCTGTGGCCACGGTCGCTATTGGTAAGGCGGGTGCAAAAAATGCTGCCTATTTGGCCGCCCAGATTATGGGCGTTGCGGATGCAAAAATGCATCAAAAATTGGTGGATGAACGCGCGGAAAACGCCAGAGAGGTACAGGCTAAAGACGCGGCCCTGCAGGAAAAGTTAAAAAATCGCTAA
- a CDS encoding aspartyl protease, which translates to MLTLLKNFTLIVIAFAGGWLAHAWLRPVPNSGLPPVTQVVVQKDNYIPVFSSESDAQSVADIATYPSDPPTPDPTANPRLDSFRVLIESNKYQKAVNFYIANESTVSSGELERWRAVVHEHLELKLANSELQLFQDLAENWLNYRYNDIDTLLLMAQYHWAMGYINEALHTYIQAESYANSSYQRSQVKEQMYKFIVRYDADLAAAEEWYELSNFYEQLDQLDVASAGDKYRYAELLLTQGDERSAFQLLDEISNNPTWRKKALDLKQLWSDNGRYQASAKPGFAASVPLKPIGNHYLVQLRLNDGEPLKLMLDTGASITMINDRAFGRQISADGWSDLGWRYFNTANGVARGRLMEVERANLGEFAIAKLNIAVQGVDFGDDIDGLLGMNVLSRFHFQIDQDRHELLLTPRG; encoded by the coding sequence ATGCTAACCCTGCTCAAAAATTTCACCCTGATTGTAATCGCCTTTGCTGGGGGTTGGTTGGCGCACGCCTGGCTTAGACCGGTGCCAAATTCCGGATTACCACCGGTGACCCAGGTGGTGGTGCAAAAAGATAACTACATTCCCGTGTTTTCATCGGAATCTGATGCTCAGTCTGTGGCAGATATTGCTACCTATCCGAGTGACCCGCCAACGCCCGACCCCACTGCCAACCCGCGACTTGACAGTTTTCGGGTGTTAATTGAAAGCAATAAGTATCAAAAGGCGGTTAACTTCTATATCGCCAACGAATCCACAGTGAGCAGTGGTGAACTGGAACGTTGGCGCGCCGTTGTTCACGAACATCTCGAACTAAAACTGGCCAACAGTGAATTGCAATTATTCCAGGATTTGGCGGAAAACTGGCTGAACTACCGCTACAACGATATCGACACCTTGTTGCTGATGGCGCAATACCACTGGGCCATGGGCTACATAAACGAAGCGTTACACACTTATATTCAGGCAGAAAGTTACGCCAACAGCAGCTATCAGCGCAGTCAGGTTAAAGAACAAATGTACAAGTTTATTGTTCGCTACGATGCTGACCTGGCCGCTGCCGAAGAGTGGTATGAACTCAGCAACTTTTATGAACAACTCGATCAGCTCGATGTGGCCAGTGCCGGTGATAAGTACCGCTACGCGGAATTGCTGCTCACGCAGGGCGATGAGCGCAGCGCATTCCAACTCCTCGATGAAATTTCCAACAACCCAACCTGGCGAAAAAAAGCCCTGGATTTGAAGCAACTGTGGAGTGACAACGGCCGCTACCAAGCCAGCGCAAAACCGGGTTTTGCTGCCAGCGTTCCCCTAAAGCCCATTGGAAATCACTATCTGGTGCAACTCAGGCTCAACGATGGCGAGCCCCTTAAGCTGATGCTGGATACCGGCGCCAGCATCACCATGATTAACGACAGAGCTTTTGGTCGACAGATAAGCGCCGACGGTTGGAGCGACCTCGGCTGGCGCTATTTCAATACCGCCAATGGCGTGGCGCGCGGGCGTTTGATGGAAGTGGAGCGTGCCAACCTCGGCGAGTTCGCGATTGCCAAGCTCAATATTGCCGTTCAGGGAGTGGATTTTGGCGATGATATTGACGGATTATTGGGGATGAACGTATTGAGCCGGTTTCACTTCCAAATCGATCAGGATCGCCACGAATTGCTGTTAACGCCTCGAGGTTAG
- a CDS encoding coproporphyrinogen oxidase has protein sequence MVKTTPPDKNAVKAYLQDLQNRICDALQTVDGEQHFVRDTWERAEGGGGESRVLCNGAVIEKGGVNFSHVMGDKLPASATAHRPELAGRRFEAMGVSLVIHPNNPYVPTSHANVRFFIAEKDDAEPVWWFGGGYDLTPYYGNREDCVHWHQTAATACEDFGSDVYTGYKKWCDEYFFLKHRNEPRGVGGLFFDDLNEGGFERCFALMRAVGDSYTAAYVPIVERRKNTPFGERERQFQLYRRGRYVEFNLVYDRGTLFGLQTGGRTESILMSLPPLVRWEYDWQPQPGSPEAELYDYYLQPREWLT, from the coding sequence ATGGTCAAAACTACTCCGCCCGATAAGAACGCCGTTAAAGCCTACCTTCAAGACCTCCAAAACCGCATTTGCGACGCCCTGCAAACTGTGGATGGCGAGCAGCATTTTGTGCGTGATACCTGGGAGCGCGCTGAAGGCGGTGGGGGTGAAAGCCGGGTATTGTGTAATGGTGCGGTTATTGAAAAGGGCGGAGTAAATTTCTCCCATGTGATGGGTGACAAGCTCCCCGCGTCAGCCACAGCACACCGCCCCGAATTGGCAGGCCGCCGCTTTGAAGCCATGGGAGTATCCCTGGTTATTCACCCGAATAATCCCTACGTGCCTACCAGCCATGCCAATGTGCGTTTTTTCATTGCAGAGAAAGACGACGCTGAACCGGTTTGGTGGTTCGGTGGTGGTTACGATCTCACGCCTTACTATGGTAACCGCGAAGACTGCGTGCATTGGCATCAAACCGCAGCGACGGCCTGTGAAGACTTTGGTAGTGACGTCTATACTGGTTATAAGAAATGGTGCGACGAGTACTTTTTCCTTAAACATCGTAATGAACCACGGGGCGTTGGTGGTTTGTTTTTTGATGATCTCAACGAAGGCGGGTTTGAACGCTGTTTTGCGCTTATGCGAGCCGTTGGCGATAGTTACACGGCAGCCTATGTGCCGATTGTTGAGCGGCGTAAAAATACTCCGTTCGGCGAGCGTGAGCGGCAGTTCCAGTTGTATCGGCGCGGCCGCTATGTGGAATTTAATCTGGTGTATGACCGTGGAACCCTGTTTGGTTTGCAAACCGGTGGTCGCACTGAGTCGATTCTGATGTCGTTGCCCCCACTGGTGCGTTGGGAATACGACTGGCAACCCCAGCCCGGCAGCCCCGAAGCCGAGCTTTACGATTATTACTTACAGCCCAGGGAGTGGTTAACTTGA
- a CDS encoding 16S rRNA (cytosine967-C5)-methyltransferase, with protein MVDIRAQAALTLGEVLSKHCSLSAVFEQRISTLEARERGLFQELCFGTLRWLPRLQFFTKSLLNKPLRNKDQDVHALLLLGLYQMEYLRVPDHAAISETVNASRSLKKPWASGLLNAALRNFQRNRSDLLHKAQLNPEASFSHPLWLVAKLQQAWGAQASAVMAANNQQAPVCLRVNTSRISREAYLAKLQAADIPAMLLSNSPQGLRLKSSVDVASLPGFSNGEVSVQDEAAQLSAALLELEPGQRVLDACCAPGGKTCHILESETALQELICLDLDASRMARVTENLQRLQLNATQHIGDAASLNWWDGKPFDRILLDAPCSATGVIRRHPDIKLLRREDDLAKLSALQQGILSNLWHTLAPGGILVYATCSVLPQENSEVIQAFVSTQHDAEHLVINAAWGFEQAFGRQLLPQVEGHDGFYYARLKKAEA; from the coding sequence ATGGTTGACATTCGCGCCCAGGCGGCACTTACCCTTGGCGAAGTACTCAGTAAACACTGCTCGCTAAGCGCTGTATTCGAGCAGCGTATAAGCACGCTGGAAGCGCGTGAACGCGGCCTGTTTCAGGAATTGTGTTTTGGCACCTTGCGCTGGTTGCCGCGTTTGCAATTTTTTACTAAGAGCCTGCTTAACAAGCCACTGCGCAACAAAGATCAAGATGTGCACGCGCTGCTGTTGCTCGGCCTCTACCAAATGGAATATCTGCGGGTACCCGATCACGCTGCCATATCAGAAACCGTTAATGCCAGTCGCAGCCTAAAAAAGCCCTGGGCCAGCGGCCTGTTAAACGCTGCTTTACGCAATTTCCAGCGCAATCGCAGCGATTTATTGCATAAAGCGCAACTTAATCCCGAAGCGAGTTTTAGTCACCCCTTGTGGTTGGTGGCAAAGCTGCAGCAGGCCTGGGGCGCGCAAGCCAGCGCTGTTATGGCGGCCAACAATCAACAAGCGCCAGTATGCCTGCGGGTAAATACCTCGCGAATCAGCCGCGAAGCGTATCTCGCCAAACTCCAGGCCGCCGATATCCCGGCCATGTTACTCAGCAACAGTCCCCAGGGTTTACGCCTAAAAAGTTCTGTCGATGTGGCAAGCCTGCCCGGTTTCTCAAACGGAGAAGTGTCAGTACAGGATGAAGCGGCACAATTGTCAGCAGCACTCTTGGAGTTAGAACCAGGGCAGCGGGTGCTGGACGCCTGTTGCGCTCCGGGCGGCAAAACTTGCCATATACTCGAATCCGAAACGGCTCTGCAAGAGCTGATCTGCCTCGATCTCGACGCGTCGCGAATGGCACGCGTGACAGAGAACCTGCAGCGACTGCAACTTAATGCCACGCAACATATTGGCGACGCGGCTTCGCTCAATTGGTGGGATGGCAAACCCTTTGACCGCATTCTGCTGGATGCGCCCTGCTCGGCCACTGGCGTAATACGTCGTCACCCGGATATAAAACTGCTGCGACGCGAAGACGATCTTGCTAAGCTTTCCGCCTTGCAGCAAGGCATTTTGAGCAACCTTTGGCACACACTCGCGCCTGGCGGTATTCTGGTTTATGCCACCTGCTCGGTTTTACCGCAGGAAAATTCCGAAGTGATACAAGCCTTTGTAAGCACACAGCATGATGCCGAGCACTTGGTCATTAACGCCGCCTGGGGGTTCGAGCAAGCCTTCGGGCGACAGTTGCTGCCGCAAGTCGAAGGACACGACGGTTTCTACTATGCTCGTTTGAAAAAGGCTGAGGCATAA
- a CDS encoding peptide deformylase: MALLSILEFPDPRLRTVAKPVELVDDRIRTLIDDMFETMYAAPGIGLAATQVNVHEQLIVMDISENHDEPQVFINPSIEILDETLFDYEEGCLSVPGFYEEITRPQHVRVTALNRDGEQFVIEPEGLLAVCIQHEMDHLQGKLFVDYISNIKRQRIRKKLEKQQKARA, translated from the coding sequence ATGGCTTTGTTATCCATACTGGAATTTCCCGATCCCCGCCTGCGCACCGTTGCAAAACCGGTGGAGCTTGTCGACGACCGCATTCGAACCCTGATCGACGACATGTTTGAAACCATGTACGCCGCACCGGGCATTGGGCTCGCGGCTACCCAGGTCAATGTGCACGAGCAATTGATCGTAATGGATATCAGCGAAAATCACGACGAACCTCAGGTGTTTATCAACCCCAGTATCGAAATTCTCGACGAAACACTGTTCGATTATGAAGAAGGCTGCCTCTCTGTGCCGGGTTTCTACGAGGAAATTACCCGACCACAGCATGTGCGCGTGACAGCTCTCAATCGCGACGGCGAACAATTTGTGATAGAACCCGAAGGCTTGCTGGCCGTGTGTATCCAGCACGAGATGGATCATCTCCAGGGCAAGCTCTTTGTAGACTACATCTCTAATATCAAGCGCCAACGCATTCGCAAGAAACTCGAAAAACAACAGAAAGCACGCGCTTAA
- a CDS encoding thiol:disulfide interchange protein DsbC — translation MKNYLPALFVLGMSTQPCVAETTDEKIQEFFGDTPVSIKNYNSHFKQINIGTKTYFASVDGKYLFAGPIYDVAAQQDIVANVDNERRQARLAQLPDDWKLSYPATGEVKHEVTVFTDIDCPFCRKMHNHMQAFNDQGITVNYVMLPRAGIGSASYQKAVAASCATEPTKTFTQAMNGTEISHKNCDNTVAEQYQLAQELGIRATPATVLPNGKLQMGLMAPEQLLHLLESQ, via the coding sequence GTGAAAAACTATCTACCCGCTTTATTTGTACTGGGCATGTCTACCCAACCTTGTGTTGCAGAAACCACTGACGAAAAAATTCAAGAATTTTTTGGCGACACACCGGTTTCCATTAAAAACTACAACTCGCACTTCAAGCAGATCAACATTGGTACCAAAACCTATTTCGCCTCTGTTGACGGCAAATACCTCTTTGCCGGCCCGATATATGACGTGGCTGCGCAGCAGGATATTGTGGCAAACGTCGACAACGAACGTCGTCAGGCACGCCTCGCGCAATTACCAGACGACTGGAAATTGAGCTACCCCGCCACTGGTGAAGTGAAGCACGAAGTGACTGTATTCACCGATATTGACTGCCCCTTTTGCCGCAAAATGCACAACCATATGCAGGCCTTCAACGACCAGGGCATTACCGTGAATTATGTGATGCTGCCACGCGCGGGTATAGGTTCCGCGTCCTATCAGAAGGCAGTTGCCGCCAGCTGTGCGACAGAACCCACAAAAACTTTCACCCAGGCCATGAATGGCACGGAGATTAGTCATAAAAATTGCGATAACACCGTAGCAGAGCAATACCAACTGGCTCAGGAGCTGGGTATTCGCGCCACACCCGCCACCGTACTCCCCAACGGCAAACTGCAAATGGGCCTGATGGCGCCCGAGCAGTTGCTGCACCTTCTTGAATCTCAATAG
- a CDS encoding methionyl-tRNA formyltransferase: MKPHGLKILFAGTPEFAACHLEALLSSHHEVVAVYTQPDRPAGRGKKLTPSAVKALALQHNITLYQPPSLKNAEAQQELANCGADVMVVVAYGLLLPKAVLETPRLGCLNVHGSILPRWRGAAPIQRAIEAGDTISGVTIMQMDEGLDTGAMLLKSECPIVDTDTSADLHDRLAELGPPALLETLNNLGQLVPEPQNNEQANYARKIEKAEAEIDWRAPAIEIQRRIRAFNPFPICYTTLPNNERLRIHTAQFLDIAGEPGTVISADKHQLVVACGEGALAITHLQLPGKKIMSAAEFANGHSQLCPVGTCLGAVDG, from the coding sequence GTGAAGCCACACGGACTCAAGATTCTCTTCGCCGGAACACCCGAATTTGCCGCATGTCACCTGGAAGCGCTGCTATCCAGCCACCATGAGGTAGTGGCAGTCTATACCCAGCCAGACCGCCCCGCGGGGCGCGGTAAGAAACTCACCCCCAGCGCCGTTAAAGCGCTGGCGTTACAACATAACATTACGTTATACCAGCCACCATCTCTCAAGAATGCCGAAGCACAGCAAGAACTGGCAAACTGTGGCGCGGATGTTATGGTGGTCGTCGCTTACGGTCTTCTGCTACCCAAAGCGGTATTAGAAACTCCCAGGCTCGGCTGCCTCAATGTACATGGTTCAATACTGCCCCGCTGGCGCGGTGCTGCGCCCATTCAGCGTGCCATTGAAGCCGGTGATACGATATCCGGCGTTACCATTATGCAAATGGATGAGGGCCTGGATACCGGCGCTATGTTGCTTAAAAGTGAATGCCCAATTGTCGATACCGATACCTCCGCAGACCTGCATGACCGCCTTGCGGAACTGGGTCCGCCAGCGCTCTTGGAGACACTCAACAATCTCGGGCAATTGGTTCCTGAGCCACAAAACAACGAGCAGGCAAACTACGCCCGTAAAATAGAGAAAGCTGAAGCCGAGATCGACTGGCGAGCCCCGGCGATTGAAATTCAACGCCGCATAAGGGCATTTAACCCCTTCCCCATTTGTTACACCACGTTGCCAAACAATGAACGTTTGCGAATTCATACCGCACAGTTTTTGGATATAGCGGGTGAGCCCGGTACCGTAATAAGCGCAGACAAACACCAGCTAGTGGTTGCCTGTGGCGAAGGCGCCTTGGCGATCACCCATCTGCAACTGCCGGGCAAAAAAATCATGAGTGCCGCTGAATTTGCCAATGGTCACAGCCAGCTGTGTCCCGTTGGCACGTGCTTGGGAGCCGTGGATGGTTGA
- a CDS encoding DNA processing protein, which produces MLSVVKQKLLLQYLPGVGAGTFWKLMERSPSALSILNSSPEDFADILSDEALDMLRAFQHQAENSPLFKLMQADLEWVDNHNIELLDTDHEHYPELLREIKRPPPILYVAGDSSLLSFPQVAVVGSRNPTPSGRGSAFEFSRELASAGFAITSGLALGIDSAAHQGALAAHGKTIAVLGTGIDQVYPQRNKQIADQIVQSGGALVSEFPLGTGATPANFPQRNRIISGLSYGTLVVEAAVRSGSLITARYAIQQNRELFAIPGSIHNPLAKGCHQLIREGAKLVEDAKDIVDELQGFLRLQWEQLNLDKVADEPQQSEIVATEEEATILEQLGYEATPIDVIAERTQLPVGDVMACLLTLELKGLVANVGTGYMRLKPNPIPDLSFKAN; this is translated from the coding sequence ATGTTAAGTGTGGTAAAGCAAAAGCTACTGCTCCAATACCTGCCCGGTGTTGGCGCCGGTACCTTTTGGAAGCTTATGGAGCGCTCGCCCAGCGCGCTCAGCATTCTCAACTCCTCTCCTGAAGATTTCGCCGATATTCTCTCTGATGAAGCGCTGGACATGTTGCGTGCCTTTCAGCATCAAGCGGAAAATTCTCCGCTCTTCAAATTGATGCAGGCCGATTTGGAGTGGGTCGATAATCACAATATCGAGTTACTTGATACCGACCACGAACACTATCCTGAGTTACTCCGCGAGATAAAACGGCCACCCCCGATACTCTATGTGGCGGGCGACTCTTCGTTGTTGTCCTTCCCTCAGGTTGCCGTGGTTGGAAGTCGTAATCCAACGCCTTCTGGGCGAGGCTCTGCATTTGAATTCAGCCGCGAACTGGCTTCCGCCGGCTTTGCAATCACCAGTGGTTTGGCACTCGGCATCGATTCAGCCGCGCATCAGGGTGCCCTGGCTGCACATGGCAAAACCATCGCCGTATTGGGTACCGGTATCGACCAGGTCTACCCGCAGCGCAATAAGCAAATTGCCGATCAAATTGTGCAATCTGGCGGGGCTCTGGTCAGTGAGTTTCCCTTGGGTACGGGCGCAACTCCGGCGAACTTCCCACAACGCAATCGTATTATCAGCGGTTTGAGCTACGGCACTCTGGTGGTGGAAGCTGCGGTGCGCAGTGGCTCATTGATTACGGCGCGCTATGCCATCCAACAGAATCGTGAGTTGTTTGCCATTCCCGGCTCGATACACAACCCACTGGCAAAAGGCTGCCATCAGTTAATTCGCGAAGGTGCGAAACTGGTGGAGGATGCCAAAGACATCGTCGATGAGCTTCAGGGATTTTTGCGTTTGCAGTGGGAACAACTCAATCTCGACAAAGTCGCCGATGAGCCGCAACAGTCCGAAATTGTCGCCACCGAAGAAGAAGCCACTATTCTCGAACAACTCGGCTACGAGGCAACGCCCATCGACGTTATCGCAGAACGAACCCAATTGCCGGTTGGCGACGTGATGGCCTGCTTGCTTACGCTTGAACTCAAAGGCCTGGTTGCCAACGTAGGCACGGGTTATATGCGTCTCAAGCCCAACCCGATTCCAGACTTGTCCTTTAAAGCCAATTAG
- a CDS encoding L-threonylcarbamoyladenylate synthase produces the protein MNYLVHPAIKICVAALHRGAVIAYPTEAVWGLGCDPWNQHAVQRILQLKKRHIDKGLIIVAANTAQIAWLLEGLDSNQHQQLLETWPGPNTWLVPHHNRLPRCVHGVHDTIAVRVSAHPVVKALCEGFGGPIVSTSANPQALKPARSSTDVRRYFGKRVEYAAGRIGASASPSVIRDLRTGRVIRA, from the coding sequence TTGAACTACCTTGTTCACCCTGCCATAAAAATATGTGTTGCCGCACTCCATCGCGGCGCTGTCATCGCCTACCCTACCGAGGCCGTGTGGGGTCTGGGTTGCGACCCCTGGAACCAGCACGCGGTACAGCGGATACTGCAGCTTAAGAAGCGTCATATCGATAAGGGGTTGATTATAGTTGCTGCGAATACGGCGCAGATCGCTTGGTTACTCGAAGGCCTGGACTCCAATCAGCACCAACAACTGCTGGAAACCTGGCCTGGCCCCAACACTTGGTTAGTGCCACATCATAACCGCCTGCCGCGCTGTGTTCATGGAGTTCACGACACTATCGCGGTGAGGGTATCGGCCCACCCGGTCGTGAAAGCGTTGTGCGAAGGCTTTGGTGGCCCGATTGTATCCACTTCCGCTAACCCTCAGGCGCTAAAACCAGCGAGATCTAGCACCGATGTTCGTCGATATTTCGGTAAACGTGTTGAATATGCTGCGGGTCGAATTGGTGCTAGTGCATCCCCCTCGGTAATTCGCGATTTGCGCACCGGTCGTGTGATTCGCGCTTAG
- a CDS encoding LysM domain-containing protein — translation MKKQLSGLLAALLLVAANPFCLAEEPELRDPVPSTHTVVKGDTLWDISATFLKNPWMWPEIWHVNTQIENPHLIYPGDVIRLIYMDGKPRLTLETDGRVYKMSPKARVLSAGEAIETIPLDKINSFLSRSRVVDGPEMEGAPYVLSGMDAHLIVGAGDRLYARGEFPNGKQIYGIYRKGEVFVDPVTKEKLGVLAQDIGTASLEKSEGEVSTLKVSRTTEEIRAGDRLLRQDERAIDSTFYPSPPGSEINGVILSVEGGVHQVGNLDVVIINRGAREGLSAGNVLAIYKRGGKIIDRVTQERVQLPDERAGIMMVFRVFDKVSLGLVLEAYRGISVSDRVTNP, via the coding sequence ATGAAAAAGCAACTGTCAGGCCTGCTTGCCGCCCTTCTGCTTGTTGCGGCCAACCCTTTTTGTTTGGCTGAAGAACCAGAATTGCGAGACCCGGTGCCTTCTACCCACACCGTTGTGAAAGGCGATACCCTCTGGGATATCTCTGCCACCTTTCTCAAGAATCCCTGGATGTGGCCGGAGATTTGGCATGTAAATACCCAGATCGAAAACCCACACCTTATCTACCCGGGTGATGTTATTCGCCTCATCTACATGGATGGCAAACCCCGCCTTACGCTGGAAACTGACGGCCGGGTGTACAAGATGTCTCCCAAAGCGCGGGTACTTTCCGCCGGTGAGGCTATTGAGACCATTCCGCTGGATAAAATTAACAGCTTCCTGTCACGCAGCCGCGTCGTGGATGGCCCGGAAATGGAGGGCGCCCCCTACGTGTTATCGGGAATGGATGCGCACTTGATTGTTGGCGCGGGCGACCGCCTTTATGCCCGCGGTGAATTTCCAAATGGCAAACAAATTTATGGTATCTACCGTAAAGGCGAAGTATTTGTAGACCCAGTCACCAAAGAAAAGCTCGGCGTGTTGGCGCAAGACATAGGTACTGCTTCGCTCGAAAAATCCGAAGGGGAGGTTTCCACCCTAAAGGTGTCGCGAACCACCGAAGAAATCCGCGCGGGCGATCGTTTGCTGCGACAGGATGAGCGCGCCATCGATTCAACTTTCTACCCCTCACCCCCCGGAAGCGAGATTAATGGCGTGATTCTTTCGGTTGAGGGCGGTGTGCATCAGGTGGGAAATCTCGACGTTGTGATTATTAACCGAGGTGCCCGCGAAGGGCTCAGCGCTGGTAATGTATTGGCCATTTATAAGCGCGGCGGCAAGATTATTGATCGGGTGACCCAGGAACGCGTGCAACTTCCCGATGAGCGAGCCGGCATCATGATGGTGTTTCGGGTGTTTGATAAAGTGAGTCTTGGTTTGGTTTTAGAAGCCTATCGCGGTATCTCAGTATCTGATCGTGTGACAAACCCCTAA